The Lewinellaceae bacterium genome has a segment encoding these proteins:
- a CDS encoding saccharopine dehydrogenase NADP-binding domain-containing protein — MKKSILILGGYGNAGFLISKYLLQETHDVAIIIAGRHFEKAQKAADELNQLFPGQRTSPVQVDVADRQIFRDALSKASLVVMASGTMKHTQLVVEEVLNAGIDYFDLQLSSPVKLDVLFSLKDKIEASGHCFITDGGFHPGVPAALLRYAAGMFDSLEKANVYGGLKVDWAAIDASEGTLDELVDEFKYYQMLFLKNGRWKKMSYFAMPPGFDFGPPLGKLYCAPMFLEELRSLPEEIPELKETGFYVSGFNPILDYLLLPVIMFGIKIFPERFADPFIKLFQFGLKFGKPPYGVKLVADCSGLKEGKPKHIQLSLTHEDEYVLTAVPVVACLLQYLDGAIRKPGLWFQSNVVEPERFFNDMGRMGLPLVVQDVS; from the coding sequence ATGAAAAAAAGCATCCTCATCCTTGGCGGTTACGGCAATGCCGGTTTTCTTATCTCAAAATACTTGCTGCAGGAAACTCATGATGTTGCCATTATTATTGCCGGGAGGCATTTCGAAAAGGCACAAAAGGCAGCGGACGAATTAAATCAATTGTTCCCGGGGCAAAGAACGTCGCCGGTGCAAGTCGATGTTGCAGACCGACAAATCTTCCGTGATGCCCTGTCAAAAGCCAGTCTTGTAGTGATGGCTTCCGGTACTATGAAGCATACCCAATTGGTTGTGGAAGAAGTACTGAATGCCGGCATTGATTATTTCGATCTGCAACTTTCGTCACCAGTCAAACTGGATGTTTTATTCTCCCTTAAAGATAAGATTGAAGCTTCCGGTCATTGTTTCATTACTGACGGGGGTTTTCATCCCGGCGTTCCTGCTGCACTGTTAAGGTATGCTGCAGGGATGTTTGACAGCCTTGAAAAAGCCAATGTTTATGGAGGATTAAAAGTGGACTGGGCAGCTATAGATGCATCTGAAGGTACCCTGGATGAATTGGTGGACGAATTTAAATACTACCAAATGCTGTTTTTGAAAAACGGCCGCTGGAAAAAGATGAGCTACTTCGCCATGCCCCCTGGTTTTGATTTCGGACCACCACTTGGCAAGCTGTATTGTGCCCCGATGTTTCTGGAAGAACTAAGGTCATTGCCGGAAGAAATTCCAGAGTTGAAAGAAACCGGGTTTTATGTCAGCGGTTTCAACCCGATCCTGGATTACCTTTTGTTACCGGTCATTATGTTTGGAATCAAAATCTTCCCGGAAAGATTCGCAGATCCATTTATCAAACTGTTTCAGTTTGGATTGAAATTCGGCAAACCGCCCTATGGAGTCAAACTGGTTGCTGATTGCAGCGGTTTGAAGGAAGGGAAGCCGAAACATATTCAACTGTCGCTTACCCATGAAGATGAATATGTTTTAACGGCAGTGCCTGTAGTGGCCTGTCTTTTACAATACCTTGACGGAGCCATACGTAAACCCGGTCTGTGGTTCCAGTCCAATGTTGTGGAACCTGAACGATTCTTCAATGATATGGGCAGAATGGGCTTACCGTTAGTGGTTCAGGATGTTTCTTAG
- a CDS encoding IS110 family transposase has translation MKQSDRFVGIDISKDSFDVCVLSQGALLEESRFNNDAQGWQKFAKNLSDQDLCIIEATGSYHVGLALYLVEHDKRVSVVNPLRVKYFSRLNLKRAKTDRVDAYVIAQYGQVFKPESWTAPPTHLRQLQQLMTVSAQLTKQKTALINQQKNFELVPDPSKEALEIIKCQIVKLEKHLQEIQCLINNSIKEHYKELEASLRSIPGLGPKTVATLILITGGFTKFGSYKALIAYVGLAPRTYESGVSVKGASHICKLGSSYLRKLLYECALSAKRFNPVCKELFERLYIAKKKPFKVAMIAVANKLLKIAFTIAITGQKFDPEYRLKHYFAK, from the coding sequence ATGAAACAATCTGATCGTTTTGTAGGAATTGACATATCAAAAGATAGTTTTGATGTCTGCGTTTTATCACAAGGGGCTCTATTAGAAGAAAGCCGTTTTAATAATGATGCTCAAGGTTGGCAAAAGTTTGCTAAAAACCTTAGTGATCAGGACTTATGCATAATAGAAGCAACGGGATCTTATCATGTAGGGTTGGCATTATATTTAGTTGAGCATGATAAACGTGTTAGTGTAGTCAACCCTTTGCGTGTAAAGTATTTTTCTCGATTGAATCTCAAGAGGGCAAAAACAGATAGGGTAGATGCTTATGTTATTGCCCAGTATGGCCAAGTATTTAAGCCTGAAAGTTGGACAGCTCCACCGACACATTTAAGACAACTTCAACAGTTAATGACAGTTTCTGCACAATTAACAAAACAAAAGACGGCATTAATCAATCAACAAAAAAACTTTGAACTTGTACCAGACCCCAGTAAAGAAGCCCTTGAAATAATAAAGTGCCAAATAGTAAAATTAGAGAAACATTTACAAGAAATACAATGCCTTATCAATAATAGCATTAAAGAACATTACAAAGAATTAGAGGCTTCTTTACGATCAATTCCCGGTTTAGGTCCCAAAACGGTAGCCACCTTAATCCTAATAACTGGAGGCTTTACCAAGTTTGGATCATATAAAGCTTTGATAGCCTATGTGGGGTTAGCTCCTCGGACATACGAGTCAGGAGTAAGTGTTAAGGGAGCTTCACACATCTGCAAGTTAGGGTCATCCTATCTTCGAAAGTTACTTTATGAATGTGCTTTAAGTGCCAAAAGGTTTAACCCTGTATGTAAGGAACTATTTGAAAGACTCTATATTGCAAAGAAAAAACCATTTAAAGTAGCCATGATTGCGGTGGCCAATAAGTTGCTGAAAATCGCTTTCACTATAGCTATAACTGGACAAAAATTTGATCCGGAATACAGACTAAAACATTATTTTGCCAAATAA